In Dehalogenimonas etheniformans, one genomic interval encodes:
- a CDS encoding adenosylcobinamide amidohydrolase produces the protein MTTIDKKLPRKQIGNYQGIDVDVVYHNAVGVPADTLCIDLPEKRSMLSTRHGYKVTDVICNCHVPKTLWDYMHDESRCWQETYGQIIKEVLEEHGTTIEDIAFLSTGLNQEKLAIAEEVYEEFWVLAITTAGVKTNAMRVGVDKATGIERNGKFEKIGTINNIVLTNAILEPPALASSFITITEAKNVALQELDIRSAYDPTRLATGTGTDQIITVSGLEYKYTYVGGHTKLGEMMAVAVTRSTVNAIRNARGY, from the coding sequence ATGACTACGATCGATAAGAAACTCCCCCGGAAACAAATAGGAAATTACCAAGGCATAGACGTCGATGTCGTCTACCACAATGCCGTCGGGGTACCGGCCGATACCCTGTGTATCGACTTGCCGGAGAAAAGATCGATGCTCTCCACCCGCCACGGCTATAAGGTAACCGACGTCATCTGCAATTGTCACGTGCCCAAGACGCTCTGGGACTATATGCATGACGAGTCTCGCTGCTGGCAGGAGACCTACGGCCAGATCATAAAAGAAGTCCTTGAAGAACACGGCACCACCATCGAGGACATCGCCTTTTTATCCACCGGCCTGAATCAGGAGAAGCTAGCTATTGCCGAAGAGGTTTATGAAGAGTTCTGGGTTTTGGCCATCACTACGGCTGGGGTCAAAACCAACGCCATGCGCGTCGGGGTGGATAAAGCCACCGGCATCGAGCGTAATGGCAAATTCGAGAAGATCGGCACTATCAACAACATTGTCCTGACCAACGCCATTCTCGAGCCCCCTGCCTTGGCTTCATCTTTCATAACAATTACCGAAGCTAAAAATGTAGCCTTGCAAGAGTTAGACATCAGAAGCGCCTATGATCCCACGCGCCTGGCCACGGGCACCGGTACTGACCAGATAATTACCGTCTCGGGCTTAGAATACAAATACACCTATGTCGGCGGCCACACCAAGCTGGGGGAGATGATGGCGGTAGCCGTCACCCGATCGACGGTCAACGCTATCAGGAATGCGAGAGGGTATTAG
- a CDS encoding radical SAM protein: MKTHDAINTTVYHVAYAPAIAKAYLFHWGCNLKCRGCLCNKEINCMALEENLDVVLRDPKLPKPESPSQFLPLDHLMDTLSKVPVKEVLFEGQEASIDPAYGAITKALKEKFHSYITLNTNGVKLPDLTYTDEVVMSLKAVTPETYREYTLHTNNRVLRNFAEVYDRGIKLRAESVFIPGLIDQEETEKIAEFVGVIDKAIPYRIDAYFESGADNPWRRATAQEMAAAVAAAKKHLINVTCTQQTAKKLEKTDLMYEVVRLY; encoded by the coding sequence TTGAAAACACACGATGCGATAAACACGACGGTCTACCATGTCGCCTATGCGCCCGCAATAGCCAAGGCTTATCTTTTTCACTGGGGCTGCAACCTTAAATGCCGCGGTTGCCTGTGCAACAAAGAGATCAATTGCATGGCACTAGAGGAGAACCTCGACGTGGTTCTGAGGGATCCTAAGTTGCCGAAACCTGAGTCTCCGTCGCAGTTTCTTCCGCTCGATCATCTCATGGACACGCTCAGTAAAGTCCCGGTCAAAGAAGTGTTGTTTGAAGGTCAGGAAGCTTCGATCGACCCGGCTTACGGCGCCATCACCAAGGCTCTAAAGGAGAAATTCCATTCCTACATTACCCTTAACACCAATGGAGTCAAGCTGCCAGACCTTACCTACACCGATGAGGTGGTGATGAGTCTGAAGGCGGTGACGCCGGAGACCTATCGTGAATATACCCTTCACACGAATAACCGGGTGCTCCGGAACTTCGCGGAGGTGTATGACCGAGGTATCAAACTGCGGGCCGAGAGCGTCTTTATCCCTGGGCTAATCGACCAGGAGGAGACGGAAAAGATCGCCGAGTTCGTAGGGGTTATCGACAAGGCGATTCCCTACCGCATCGATGCATATTTCGAATCTGGGGCGGACAATCCCTGGCGGCGGGCCACCGCCCAAGAGATGGCAGCGGCTGTAGCTGCAGCCAAAAAACACCTGATCAATGTGACCTGTACGCAACAGACAGCGAAAAAGCTGGAGAAGACTGACCTGATGTACGAAGTGGTCAGGCTGTATTAG
- a CDS encoding FmdB family zinc ribbon protein produces MPLYEYECPGCQNTFEVIAKISDGTNINHCPNCGAQGYRLLSSFSWKHQTSSLEQFKHGADEKMFYAERRLSEDKSLDPGAWIEKVKAEKISKKASR; encoded by the coding sequence CCCTTATACGAATACGAATGCCCTGGATGTCAAAACACATTTGAGGTCATCGCTAAAATCAGTGATGGCACAAATATAAACCATTGTCCTAATTGCGGAGCACAGGGATACCGCCTATTGTCTAGCTTTTCGTGGAAACACCAAACGTCATCCCTTGAACAATTTAAACATGGCGCTGACGAGAAAATGTTTTATGCTGAAAGGCGATTGAGCGAGGATAAATCCCTAGACCCGGGTGCATGGATCGAGAAAGTGAAAGCTGAGAAGATATCTAAAAAGGCGAGTAGATAA